One Zonotrichia leucophrys gambelii isolate GWCS_2022_RI unplaced genomic scaffold, RI_Zleu_2.0 Scaffold_97_166073, whole genome shotgun sequence DNA window includes the following coding sequences:
- the INO80E gene encoding INO80 complex subunit E isoform X2 yields the protein MNGASEGDVGGYKRRCRALKRRLKLLLYEQECFQEELRRAQRKLLKVSRDKSFLLDRLLQYENVDDDSSDSEATASSDNSDGDGPKGAEPTPAKRRRSPSPPPSGFGPSPYMMASPPYSPFPAQFPPLPPGGGARPRPSPARRSKGTRRGQPPPPPPPLPFTTGTGGAGLSGGRGPGSPLPPPALAPPPAPPPVPATLPRRLLSDPGEGEGEGSDDPLDGDDELVIDLPE from the exons ATGAACGGGGCGAGCGAGGGCGATGTCGGCGGCTACAAACGGCGCTGCCGGGCCCTGAAACGGCgcctgaagctgctgctctaC gagcaggaatgtttccaggaggagctgaggagggCCCAGCGCAAACTGCTGAAAGTGTCACGGGATAAAAG TTTCCTCCTGGACCGCCTCCTCCAGTACGAAAACGTCGACGATGATTCCTCAG acTCGGAGGCGACGGCGTCATCGGACAACAGCGACGGGGACGGCCCCAAGGGGGCGGAGCCAACGCCTGCCAAGAG GCGCCGCTCGCCGTCCCCTCCCCCCTCAGGCTTTGGCCCCTCCCCCTACATG ATGGCGTCACCGCCCTACAGCCCCTTCCCGGCGCAGttcccgcccctccccccggggggcggggccaggccACGCCCCTCCCCTGCCCGGCGCAGCAAAGGGACCCGGAGGGGGCAG cctcccccgccccctccccccctccccttcaCCACTGGCACGGGAGGGGCGGGGCTGTCCGGGGGGCGTGGCCCCGGCTCGCCCCTCCCCCCGCCggcgctggccccgcccccggccccgccccccgtgCCGGCCACGCTCCCGCGGCGCCTCCTGAGCGACCCCGGcgagggggagggggagggcaGCGATGACCCCCTGGACGGGGACGACGAGCTGGTCATCGAC CTGCCCGAGTGA
- the INO80E gene encoding INO80 complex subunit E isoform X1 yields MNGASEGDVGGYKRRCRALKRRLKLLLYEQECFQEELRRAQRKLLKVSRDKSFLLDRLLQYENVDDDSSDSEATASSDNSDGDGPKGAEPTPAKRRRSPSPPPSGFGPSPYMMASPPYSPFPAQFPPLPPGGGARPRPSPARRSKGTRRGQPPPPPPPLPFTTGTGGAGLSGGRGPGSPLPPPALAPPPAPPPVPATLPRRLLSDPGEGEGEGSDDPLDGDDELVIDLPE; encoded by the exons ATGAACGGGGCGAGCGAGGGCGATGTCGGCGGCTACAAACGGCGCTGCCGGGCCCTGAAACGGCgcctgaagctgctgctctaC gagcaggaatgtttccaggaggagctgaggagggCCCAGCGCAAACTGCTGAAAGTGTCACGGGATAAAAG TTTCCTCCTGGACCGCCTCCTCCAGTACGAAAACGTCGACGATGATTCCTCAG acTCGGAGGCGACGGCGTCATCGGACAACAGCGACGGGGACGGCCCCAAGGGGGCGGAGCCAACGCCTGCCAAGAG GCGCCGCTCGCCGTCCCCTCCCCCCTCAGGCTTTGGCCCCTCCCCCTACATG ATGGCGTCACCGCCCTACAGCCCCTTCCCGGCGCAGttcccgcccctccccccggggggcggggccaggccACGCCCCTCCCCTGCCCGGCGCAGCAAAGGGACCCGGAGGGGGCAG cctcccccgccccctccccccctccccttcaCCACTGGCACGGGAGGGGCGGGGCTGTCCGGGGGGCGTGGCCCCGGCTCGCCCCTCCCCCCGCCggcgctggccccgcccccggccccgccccccgtgCCGGCCACGCTCCCGCGGCGCCTCCTGAGCGACCCCGGcgagggggagggggagggcaGCGATGACCCCCTGGACGGGGACGACGAGCTGGTCATCGACCTGCccgagtga